GAGCATCTCATAAGCACTGCCTAAATGTTTTGCCTCCTTTGGCGCAGAAGAAGCAACAGCCAAAATTAAAGCAGCAGTAAGACTTTCCTGAGACTGAGGCCATATGGGGTCTACCCCTATGTGAGGCTGCTGATTTGTTATTATGTTTGCTATGTCCCATGCGCTCTGACTTGCAAGAGAATAATCACCGGCTTCAAGATAAGATGCTACTTCTAAAACTGGATTCCATTGATTGCCTCTGTATGGATTTCGCAAATCTATGAGAATTACCTTATACCCAAGCTTTTTTAAATACTCTGATGAATATCCATATAGCTCTCCTTTAGGGTCAGATACAATCATACTTTCTTTAGCCTTTGCAAGAGTCCATATAGTGGGCAGTATTATCCTTCTTGATTTACCGCTTCTTGTTGAGCCTATAACTAGTAAGTGAGTATCTCCTGCATCAAGCCATGCTTTTGAAGTAGAAGGATTAAAGCCTACAATAAAGCCCCCTTTCGGGGGGTTGTTGTTGCGTAGATTCCACACAGTAAAAGTTTTTGATACTTCTTTTTCTGTTCTCCATCTTGCAGTTCCATATTCTCCTCTTCCTGCAGCTTCAGGAAGCCCTAACTCATCAGTTTTTCTTTTCTTCCTCCCATAAATAGGGAAGAGCACAGAAACTAAAGCTGCAAAAACAGCAGGCTGTAGCCACAGCCATGGAGTTTTTACATCTTCTCTTTTGAGCAGTAAAGATATTCCTGATAAAGGCTTCTCTTTTATATATGCCTCCCATTTAGGCAGGCCTTCTTTAAAGCCGTAATCTTTAGCGTAAATCGGGAAAAGCAGTAAAAAAGGTGTAAATAAAAAATCAAGCATAAGAATTAAAGTCGCTATTATAGCTCTAAACCTCACGGCTTTCACCTCTCTCTGCCATTCTTCTTTTCTTTTCCATTTCTTTTTGAGCTGCAGTGATGGACTCTGCTTCTGCTCTCAATCTTTCTCTTTCTAAAGCTCTCCATGCTGAGCGCCATACTGAATTTGTGAGTCTTGTAGTATCTACTGCTTTTTCTTCCTGCAGTGCTGCTGCGCCCTTCAGCACAATCTGAGCTGTTCTTTTCTGTATGTCTTCATATGCCTTTTCTGCTGCTTTTTCTAAAACTTCAGGATTTGATGTGTAGTGGCTGGCCAGCTCTTTAGCAAGTTCTTTATACCTTTCAACAGATTGAGAAAATCCCGGTTGCTTTAAAAGCCAGTCTGCAACTTCTTTTGCTTTTTCTTTTACTTCAGAAGGCATGTAAGCAAAAACGATGCGTCCTTTTTGGGGCATAATTTTTGACAGCTCTTTGAGCTTTTCTAAAAGCTCTTCTCTCGTCTGCTGGTCAAGAGTGGGAGGGAGGCCGGGCTTTTCTCCATTTAGTGCTCTTATTTCTATTCTTGCTTTTTTGACTTCTTCCAGCACTTCTGAAACATCTCTTTTAGCTGTATCTCTTATCAAATCTCTTAAGGCTGATTTTTCTGCTGTAAGTGCCAGTCTTTCTTTTGCGTATATTTCATTTAAAAATACTTTTTTTATGTCTTTTATCTCACCTCTTGATAGTTTTCCTCGATTCCTCTGAGGTGTTTTCTCCCACATCACGATATGGACGTGAGGATGTCCTTTCTTTTGATGAAAAGCAGCAACCCATCTTAGATTTGACTCGGAAATTCCCATCTTTGCAGCTGCATCTGATATTGTAGCTCTAAGAGCTTTTTCCCATGAGTCTCTTGTAGTGTATCCAAGCTTTACAGCATCTTCTTCTTTCAATGACAGAATAAATCGCCAAACGATGCCAGAATGTCTGCTTAACTCTTTCATTGTTTCTTTTAAACTAACATTTTTGTCAGAGCTGAAAAGCCCATGGCTTCCCGGTCTTTCATCCATGTACTTTACATGTCCTGCAGGAGTGCCAGCAGTATTTATTTCAAAATTATCAATAAAATCATCAAGACTTTCATACTTTGAAAGTATTTTCTCTGCATATTTATTTCCTGCGTCTAATTCTTCTAATTCATTTAATTCACCTCTGTCTACTTCAGATTTAGTTCCTATATACACAAGGTGCGCAACATTTTTAGCTTGATTTTCATGTGTAGGTAAATAAAATTTTGCTATCATTACAAAAGGAGCGGTCATTCATTATCATCTCTTTCCTTGAGATAAGCAGCTGCTTTAACTCTTGCTTCATTGTAAATTTCAACAGCATTGTGCTTTCCCAGATCTGCTATAGTCTGCACATTCATGTACATTGCTGTTGCAGCTGCTACTGCTGCCTTTGCCATGAGTTTGGCCAGCCGGTCCTCTGTTGGTCTTAGTACATCTCGCATGGCTTTCCTCACGGCTTCGGTGACTTTATCAATCCCATCATTTGCAGCTTCATTAGTAATTGATTCTGTAAGTATTCTTCTTGCAACAGCAGAAATGGGCTCATTTCTTCTAGAAGCTAAATTAATTAAAGCATTATAAATATCTTCTGGAAGCCAGACATATATTTTTTTCAGAATTATCCCTCCCTTAAAATTTTGTAAAAAAAGAAACGGGCGGTAATCCCGTTTCGTAGAAAACCTTAATAATTGAGTTTTATTTTATAGCTACTTTTTTATTAGTGTAAAATAATTTTTGTGTGTCTTTTTTATAACCTTCAAGTATATAAGGAGCATCTTCTGTAATAGTACCCTCTTTTATATGATACTCTATATTGTGTTGTTCACAGAATTTTATTACTACATCAGTGCAATAATTGTAGAATTCCTTATACCACAAATATTCACTAACTTTTTTATTGTAGTTAAGTCTGCCAAATACGATTTTATCAACAAACGATATTTCATTTAAAATATCTCTTAAGTCTTGATTAACAATATTCGGAGTTGGATAAGGTTCAATACTTACCCAAGTTTTGAGTCCTGCATTGTGAAGTTTTTTTAAGCTTTCTATTCTATCTCTGTAGTTTGAAGAATGTGGCTCATAAATCCTTTTAAAATTTTCATCCAACGAAACTAAGGTAATTCCGTATTCATTACCAGTATCATAATTTGTTTTGTCTAGTAACTCGTCAGGATATAAACCCTTAGTCAATGTGGTCACCTTTATTCCATTTTTATTTAATTTTTTTATTATCTCTAGAGATAATTTAACAACTTCCGGATACCCTATCATAAACGGATCTGTCATAAAACTTAGGTGCACAAAGTGAATCTTATCTTTTAATTTTGGTATCTCTTTATCCAAAAGTTCTAAGGCATTAGAAACTATCTTAGGTTTAATCCATTCTTCATAAGACTTTACTCTTCCAAATCGTTTGGATAGCATAAACGCATAGCAAGGAAAATTACAGCCATGAGAACATCCAATAACATGATTTATTGTATAATCTCCATATTCAACCCCTGATTTATAGAGTAAACTTTTCCTAATAATCTTATCCATTTTGTTTTCACTCCTTAAAAACAATAATATCATTCTCTTCAATGCCTTTCCTTTCATGTCCTTGTAAAGTATACTGTGGTTTACGAATTATACGAATTTTACCATCATCCTCTAACTTCAATAATGCTTTTCTTACAAAAGTTTCGGCATATCCATTTTTTATACATTCAA
The sequence above is a segment of the Thermoanaerobacter ethanolicus JW 200 genome. Coding sequences within it:
- the mobP3 gene encoding MobP3 family relaxase, with product MTAPFVMIAKFYLPTHENQAKNVAHLVYIGTKSEVDRGELNELEELDAGNKYAEKILSKYESLDDFIDNFEINTAGTPAGHVKYMDERPGSHGLFSSDKNVSLKETMKELSRHSGIVWRFILSLKEEDAVKLGYTTRDSWEKALRATISDAAAKMGISESNLRWVAAFHQKKGHPHVHIVMWEKTPQRNRGKLSRGEIKDIKKVFLNEIYAKERLALTAEKSALRDLIRDTAKRDVSEVLEEVKKARIEIRALNGEKPGLPPTLDQQTREELLEKLKELSKIMPQKGRIVFAYMPSEVKEKAKEVADWLLKQPGFSQSVERYKELAKELASHYTSNPEVLEKAAEKAYEDIQKRTAQIVLKGAAALQEEKAVDTTRLTNSVWRSAWRALERERLRAEAESITAAQKEMEKKRRMAERGESREV
- a CDS encoding radical SAM protein; amino-acid sequence: MDKIIRKSLLYKSGVEYGDYTINHVIGCSHGCNFPCYAFMLSKRFGRVKSYEEWIKPKIVSNALELLDKEIPKLKDKIHFVHLSFMTDPFMIGYPEVVKLSLEIIKKLNKNGIKVTTLTKGLYPDELLDKTNYDTGNEYGITLVSLDENFKRIYEPHSSNYRDRIESLKKLHNAGLKTWVSIEPYPTPNIVNQDLRDILNEISFVDKIVFGRLNYNKKVSEYLWYKEFYNYCTDVVIKFCEQHNIEYHIKEGTITEDAPYILEGYKKDTQKLFYTNKKVAIK